Proteins encoded together in one Fibrobacter sp. UWP2 window:
- the map gene encoding type I methionyl aminopeptidase, translated as MAKIKVKTAKEIEHIRDAGALVAETLIRAGEMCKPGVCTLEIDEFIGDFTRKHKAVSACMGYHGYPRYACISINEVVCHGIPDAKTILKDGDIVNIDITSILNGYHGDASMMFCVGKVSSIARELVDTAKFCMEEGIRAAGERGARWNDIGNVIQDIADEHGFSVVEDYCGHGIGTGFHEEPTVLHCRNNYLTKFIEVGNVFTVEPMINVGRPGTKTLSDGWTAVTRDGSLSAQWEHTVAKTKDGIEILTLPR; from the coding sequence ATGGCCAAGATCAAAGTTAAGACCGCAAAGGAAATCGAACACATCCGCGATGCAGGGGCACTCGTCGCCGAGACGCTCATCAGGGCGGGCGAAATGTGCAAGCCAGGCGTTTGCACCCTGGAAATTGACGAATTCATTGGCGACTTCACCCGCAAGCACAAAGCCGTTTCCGCCTGCATGGGCTACCACGGCTACCCGCGCTACGCCTGCATCAGCATCAACGAAGTCGTGTGCCACGGCATCCCCGACGCCAAAACCATCCTCAAGGATGGCGACATCGTGAACATCGACATCACAAGCATCTTGAACGGCTACCACGGAGACGCCTCCATGATGTTCTGCGTAGGCAAGGTTTCAAGCATCGCCCGCGAGCTCGTGGACACCGCCAAGTTCTGCATGGAAGAAGGCATCCGCGCCGCCGGCGAGCGTGGTGCCCGCTGGAACGACATCGGAAACGTCATCCAGGACATTGCCGACGAACACGGCTTTAGCGTGGTCGAGGACTACTGCGGTCACGGCATCGGCACGGGCTTCCACGAGGAACCCACCGTACTCCATTGCCGCAACAACTACCTCACCAAGTTCATCGAAGTCGGCAACGTGTTCACCGTCGAGCCGATGATCAACGTCGGACGCCCCGGCACCAAAACGCTTAGCGACGGCTGGACCGCAGTGACCCGCGACGGCAGCTTGAGCGCCCAGTGGGAACACACCGTCGCAAAGACCAAGGATGGCATCGAAATCCTCACCCTCCCGAGGTAG
- a CDS encoding fibrobacter succinogenes major paralogous domain-containing protein, whose translation MFSKKYLIVAGAVFALVAESTSAVIQKSWDSIFNAEGEGDYAAAKIEGKIRMGKYTHYKEVQPVSFKVNDGKFSFSAAGHLTVPAEKIEKENFYAVCQKTAEAWISYFDKPMDFDGEQYIVNIAGIDVACGNELYAVADLKLKFTNAKAQEYWMANLEGYQKYKREKLVEFRLKEQEHRADIRDKSGMFTDPRDGQVYRTVKVEGREWFAQNVNYNVEGHSWCYDDKDSYCMRGGRLYDLEGARKACPQGWHLPRDREWDDMLKGLTGCYDGVDKCEKFASKLKATTGWQGGGGTDEYGFSVFSSGYRKIVGKSTVRYEDMGEYAGFWSAQNGRNETIWLWSMGRMSDQMVRQLVPNNAKNNGYSVRCINGN comes from the coding sequence GTGTTTAGCAAAAAATATTTGATCGTGGCCGGTGCGGTGTTTGCCTTGGTTGCCGAATCCACTTCCGCTGTTATCCAAAAATCTTGGGATTCCATTTTCAATGCCGAAGGCGAGGGCGATTATGCCGCCGCCAAAATCGAAGGCAAAATCCGCATGGGTAAGTACACCCATTACAAGGAAGTCCAGCCGGTTTCTTTCAAGGTGAACGACGGCAAGTTCTCTTTCTCTGCAGCGGGTCACCTGACGGTCCCTGCCGAAAAGATCGAAAAGGAGAACTTTTACGCGGTTTGCCAAAAGACTGCCGAAGCCTGGATTTCGTACTTCGACAAGCCGATGGATTTTGACGGCGAACAGTACATTGTGAATATCGCCGGCATAGACGTTGCCTGCGGTAACGAGCTTTATGCGGTGGCCGATCTCAAGCTCAAGTTCACAAATGCCAAGGCGCAAGAGTACTGGATGGCTAATCTTGAAGGCTACCAAAAGTACAAGCGCGAAAAACTTGTGGAATTCCGTTTGAAGGAACAGGAACACCGCGCCGACATTCGCGACAAGTCCGGTATGTTTACCGACCCGCGCGATGGTCAGGTCTACCGCACTGTGAAGGTGGAAGGCCGTGAATGGTTTGCCCAGAATGTCAACTACAATGTGGAAGGGCACTCCTGGTGCTATGACGACAAGGATTCTTACTGCATGCGCGGTGGACGTTTGTACGACCTCGAAGGCGCTCGCAAGGCTTGCCCTCAAGGTTGGCATTTGCCGCGTGACCGCGAATGGGACGATATGCTCAAGGGCCTCACCGGTTGCTATGACGGCGTGGACAAGTGCGAAAAGTTTGCGAGCAAGCTCAAGGCCACCACGGGTTGGCAGGGCGGTGGCGGTACCGACGAGTACGGCTTCTCCGTATTCTCTTCGGGTTACCGCAAAATTGTGGGTAAGTCTACGGTCCGCTACGAAGACATGGGCGAGTATGCCGGTTTCTGGAGCGCCCAGAACGGACGTAACGAAACCATTTGGTTGTGGTCCATGGGACGCATGAGCGACCAGATGGTTCGCCAGTTGGTGCCGAACAATGCAAAAAACAACGGATACTCTGTCCGCTGCATCAACGGAAACTAG
- a CDS encoding DEAD/DEAH box helicase — protein MSDSEKVNPFLTPVKIIEPEHKLPDYTFDMLPEEQKNILARHGWTDLMPVQRKTIPYMLAARDMLVQSKTGSGKTGAYVLPLLQVIVRDHVFPQALILVPTRELCIQVQDEIEKLSVGTGIKSVAIFGGVSYEPQLKALREGVHIIVATPGRLMDHVQRGHVDFLDIRDLVLDEADEMLSMGFYPDMQRIRKYLPKMISCTMFSATIPQTVKSLAREFQRPSAEFLSLSYDKVIANNLEHRYYMCDVMDKDSMTIKVLEYYNPDSCMIFCNRKSDVSYIEQVLSGYGFQVGALSGDVAQNLREKTLNAFRDKKIRILICTDVAARGIDVDHVTHVIVYDHPADHEVYVHRSGRTARAGKSGLCISLITPVEEIDLRQTAADFGINFIKMDPLTDEEIAQKVSERTRARLEQEKNHFGGQKATERIGRMLPLVKELANGSHEDQMLLAWLLDRYAWKKA, from the coding sequence ATGAGTGATTCCGAAAAAGTCAATCCGTTTTTAACGCCTGTCAAAATCATCGAACCCGAGCACAAGCTCCCCGACTACACTTTTGACATGCTCCCCGAAGAGCAAAAGAATATTCTCGCCAGACACGGCTGGACCGACCTGATGCCGGTTCAGCGCAAGACAATCCCCTACATGCTTGCCGCACGCGACATGCTCGTGCAGTCCAAGACCGGTTCGGGCAAGACGGGGGCCTACGTGCTCCCGCTCCTCCAGGTCATTGTCCGCGACCACGTTTTTCCGCAAGCGCTCATCCTTGTGCCTACCCGCGAACTCTGCATCCAGGTGCAGGACGAAATCGAAAAGCTTTCCGTGGGCACAGGCATCAAGTCCGTCGCCATCTTTGGCGGCGTGAGCTACGAACCACAGCTCAAGGCGCTCCGTGAAGGCGTGCACATCATCGTCGCGACCCCGGGACGCCTCATGGACCACGTACAACGCGGTCATGTGGACTTCCTCGACATTCGCGACCTCGTGCTGGACGAAGCCGACGAAATGCTCTCGATGGGCTTCTACCCCGATATGCAGCGCATCCGCAAGTACCTGCCCAAGATGATCTCGTGCACCATGTTCAGCGCAACCATCCCGCAAACAGTGAAGAGCCTTGCCCGCGAATTCCAGCGCCCGAGCGCCGAATTCCTCTCGCTCAGCTACGACAAGGTGATTGCGAACAACCTTGAGCACCGCTACTACATGTGCGACGTGATGGACAAGGACTCCATGACCATCAAGGTGCTTGAATACTACAACCCCGACAGCTGCATGATCTTTTGCAACCGCAAGAGCGACGTGAGCTACATTGAGCAAGTGCTCTCGGGTTACGGCTTCCAGGTAGGGGCTCTCAGTGGCGATGTGGCGCAAAACCTCCGCGAAAAAACGCTGAACGCCTTCCGTGACAAAAAGATCCGGATCTTGATTTGTACCGATGTAGCCGCCCGTGGTATTGACGTAGACCACGTGACCCACGTGATTGTGTACGACCACCCCGCCGACCACGAAGTGTACGTGCACCGCAGCGGACGTACCGCCCGTGCCGGCAAGAGCGGTCTCTGCATTTCGCTCATCACGCCGGTCGAAGAAATCGACCTGCGCCAGACCGCAGCCGACTTCGGCATCAACTTCATCAAGATGGACCCGCTGACCGACGAGGAGATTGCCCAGAAGGTAAGCGAGCGCACCCGTGCCCGCCTGGAGCAAGAAAAGAACCACTTTGGCGGTCAAAAGGCGACCGAGCGCATTGGCCGCATGCTCCCACTGGTAAAAGAACTCGCAAACGGTTCCCACGAAGACCAAATGCTACTCGCATGGCTGCTGGACCGTTACGCATGGAAGAAGGCATAA
- a CDS encoding EcsC family protein, whose amino-acid sequence MAQESKTVAFLKEQASDLLFDLLTDIPDSLHTPDPDPTAKSKKLMHKAAAEAATVSGTLSIPAGITGIIAAIPDIAAVWKIQAQLVSDIAATYGKLALLSREAMVWCLFRHSAASLLRDLAVRTGSRIVVERLSSTAFKALVKKIGVKISSKFLGKTAVRLIPILGAIGNGAYTYYDTMEVGKTAAAYFKALADTDTPIPIEKEEN is encoded by the coding sequence ATGGCACAGGAATCCAAGACAGTGGCTTTTCTCAAGGAACAGGCATCGGACCTTTTGTTCGACTTGTTGACCGACATTCCCGACTCGCTCCATACCCCGGACCCCGACCCGACCGCCAAGTCCAAAAAACTTATGCATAAGGCTGCCGCCGAGGCCGCCACTGTGAGCGGGACGCTCTCGATTCCCGCCGGAATCACCGGAATCATCGCCGCGATCCCCGACATTGCCGCCGTGTGGAAAATCCAGGCGCAACTCGTTTCCGACATCGCCGCTACCTACGGAAAACTAGCCCTTCTCAGCCGCGAGGCCATGGTTTGGTGCCTGTTCCGCCACAGTGCGGCATCACTCTTGCGCGACCTCGCCGTCCGCACCGGGAGCCGCATCGTGGTCGAGAGGCTCTCGTCCACGGCATTCAAGGCGCTCGTCAAAAAAATAGGCGTCAAGATATCTTCCAAGTTCTTGGGCAAAACGGCGGTCCGTCTCATCCCCATCCTGGGGGCCATTGGCAACGGCGCCTACACGTACTACGACACGATGGAGGTGGGAAAAACCGCTGCCGCCTACTTCAAGGCGCTCGCCGATACCGACACCCCTATTCCCATAGAAAAGGAAGAAAACTAG
- the rsfS gene encoding ribosome silencing factor has product MTANKQELPQAIQLGASILFELRAQNVQLIDLRGIKDVTDYFLVATCESEAQMQAILNEFHKEFKANKLPSVGVEYKEGVRWAVFDAGLDLMVHLFEEEKRNEISLDRLYADGKIVELDENDFVKKTTKKKSSEDELV; this is encoded by the coding sequence ATGACAGCAAACAAGCAAGAACTTCCGCAGGCCATCCAACTTGGCGCGAGCATTCTCTTTGAACTCCGCGCACAGAACGTGCAGCTTATTGACCTGCGTGGCATCAAGGACGTGACCGACTACTTCCTTGTCGCAACCTGCGAGAGCGAGGCCCAGATGCAGGCCATTTTGAACGAATTCCACAAGGAGTTCAAGGCCAACAAGCTTCCGTCCGTGGGCGTAGAATACAAGGAAGGTGTGCGTTGGGCCGTGTTTGACGCCGGCCTCGACCTGATGGTCCACCTGTTCGAAGAAGAAAAACGTAACGAGATTTCGCTCGACCGTCTCTATGCTGACGGGAAAATCGTGGAACTCGACGAAAATGACTTTGTAAAGAAGACTACCAAGAAGAAGAGCAGTGAAGATGAACTCGTTTGA
- a CDS encoding LytR C-terminal domain-containing protein yields the protein MYNKALLIAAIATLFFAGCKEEVKQEVHVVRHYAGDVEVLNSCGEQGAAGKMRTYLRENGFDVVSYKNDRLQNYDETIVVLRNPEWEGGQALAKALKTDNVMTIISKRSVVDASVYIGKNFHKIIEPDDQGEEQ from the coding sequence ATGTACAACAAGGCCCTTTTAATCGCAGCTATCGCAACGCTCTTTTTTGCCGGATGCAAGGAAGAAGTCAAGCAGGAAGTCCACGTGGTGCGCCACTACGCCGGCGACGTGGAAGTCCTGAACAGTTGCGGTGAGCAGGGTGCCGCCGGTAAAATGAGGACCTACCTACGCGAGAACGGATTCGACGTGGTGAGCTATAAAAACGACCGCCTGCAAAACTACGACGAAACCATCGTGGTGCTGCGCAACCCGGAATGGGAAGGCGGACAGGCGCTCGCCAAGGCTCTCAAAACGGACAATGTCATGACGATCATCAGCAAAAGGTCCGTGGTGGACGCCTCCGTTTATATTGGCAAGAACTTTCATAAAATCATAGAACCTGACGACCAGGGAGAAGAACAATGA
- the purU gene encoding formyltetrahydrofolate deformylase produces MATTRYILQIHCPDQKGLIAGTTQVLAKAGANIIDLQQHTAKDIETFFLRAVFDMEAGDINEVHKHLETLAPHLQLNWKLFDTSKTERVAIFVSKTDHCLYDLLLKRRDGDLPCEFSCIVGNHPDLGPIGGNFGVPFYYVPSNPDKSIPENRFREIIAETRTDTVVLARYMQILSAEFTEEFKYRIINIHHGFLPAFKGAKPYHQAWHKGVKIIGATAHFATEDLDQGPIICQDIQRVPETASIDELVELGKDIEKRTLSQALKLWLEHRVFVCAGRTFIL; encoded by the coding sequence ATGGCTACAACACGCTACATTCTTCAAATCCACTGCCCCGACCAAAAAGGGCTCATTGCCGGCACCACGCAGGTTCTTGCCAAGGCGGGCGCCAACATTATCGACCTCCAGCAACATACGGCCAAAGATATTGAAACCTTCTTTTTACGCGCTGTTTTTGACATGGAGGCAGGCGACATCAACGAAGTGCACAAGCACCTTGAGACCCTCGCCCCGCACCTCCAGCTCAACTGGAAATTGTTCGACACCTCTAAAACCGAACGCGTGGCGATTTTCGTTTCCAAGACGGACCATTGCCTTTACGACCTTCTACTCAAGCGCCGCGACGGCGACCTTCCCTGCGAATTCAGCTGCATTGTAGGGAACCACCCCGACCTCGGCCCCATTGGCGGCAACTTTGGCGTGCCGTTCTACTACGTGCCGAGCAACCCCGACAAGAGCATCCCCGAGAACCGCTTTAGGGAAATCATTGCCGAAACAAGGACCGACACGGTGGTCCTCGCCCGCTACATGCAAATTCTCTCGGCCGAGTTCACCGAAGAATTCAAGTACCGCATCATCAACATCCACCACGGGTTCCTGCCCGCCTTCAAGGGCGCTAAGCCATACCACCAGGCATGGCACAAGGGCGTCAAGATTATTGGAGCCACGGCGCATTTTGCCACCGAGGACCTGGACCAAGGACCAATCATTTGCCAAGACATCCAGCGAGTGCCCGAAACGGCTAGCATCGACGAGCTCGTGGAACTGGGCAAGGATATCGAAAAGCGCACCCTTTCGCAGGCTCTCAAACTTTGGCTTGAACACCGCGTATTCGTTTGCGCGGGCCGCACCTTTATTCTCTAG
- the pyrE gene encoding orotate phosphoribosyltransferase, which produces MTETDTFVHFLVESGALKFGDFVTKSGRNTPYFINTGEFRTGASLSKLAEFYAAAFMKHFDSKAQNLYGPAYKGIPLCAATAMKLSDVYAKNLTFTYNRKEVKDHGEGGSLVGYKYAEKTNVVIIEDVITAGTSVNETMQALSQIENANVIGLLISVDRKEKLDNGKSALQTVQDEYGIEAHSIVNINDIIAFLENEANRKAINAPEGILDKVYAYREKWGA; this is translated from the coding sequence ATGACCGAAACAGATACCTTCGTCCATTTTCTCGTGGAATCGGGCGCGCTCAAATTTGGTGACTTCGTCACCAAGAGTGGTCGCAACACGCCGTACTTCATCAACACCGGAGAGTTCCGCACGGGAGCTTCGCTCTCGAAGCTCGCCGAATTCTATGCCGCAGCTTTCATGAAGCACTTTGACAGCAAGGCGCAGAACCTCTACGGTCCTGCCTACAAGGGCATCCCGCTCTGCGCTGCCACCGCCATGAAGCTTAGCGACGTGTACGCCAAGAACCTCACGTTCACCTACAACCGCAAAGAAGTCAAGGACCACGGCGAAGGCGGCTCCCTTGTCGGCTACAAGTACGCCGAAAAAACGAACGTCGTCATTATCGAGGACGTGATTACCGCGGGCACCTCCGTGAACGAGACCATGCAGGCTCTTTCGCAAATCGAGAACGCCAACGTGATTGGCCTCCTCATCTCGGTGGACCGCAAAGAGAAGTTGGACAACGGCAAGTCAGCCCTCCAAACGGTGCAGGACGAGTATGGCATCGAAGCCCACTCCATTGTCAACATCAACGACATCATCGCGTTCCTCGAGAACGAAGCCAACCGCAAGGCGATTAACGCCCCCGAGGGAATCCTTGACAAGGTGTACGCCTACCGCGAAAAATGGGGTGCATAA
- the argS gene encoding arginine--tRNA ligase: MNSFEQEIAAALAATGSFEKEAALKLISVPPDTTHGNFTIPCFSLAKVMRKAPKMIAEDLAAQVKLPAGLSKVEAVNGYLNFFIDRGFLAKSTLEEIADKGLEYGHAAPNGKVVCIDFSSPNIGKELAFHHLRSTMIGNSLSRIYKAAGYKVERINHLGDWGTAFGKLIVMYLRENRPTDDATLDSLTVKELNILYAAFSKASKEEPGLEDEARAAFTKLEQGDEFYRKLWTAFRAATLKELMRIYDMMGVSFDHYTGESFFEDKIPAILDELREKNLMVKSQDLDVVMLDEFDLNPCLIRKSDGSTLYATRDLAAACYRKKEYNFDKCLYVVDLGQALHFKQVFHVLKKMGREWYKDMYHIPFGVILQLVDGKWEKGKTRTGTASLLRDVIEAAQKKILEFIDEKNPGLENKELIARQIGISALTFNDLKNSRLKDVRFDWDAVMSFEGDTGPYVQNAHVRLCSIMRKAGIERADLATAIKDVNFAELSDDAAYSLINILSKKGKKILDAVAGDEPSVLAQYALEIAEAAHKFIHEDRVLGSAEEKSRLFLVQATQIVLENVLDLLGLFPIRQM; encoded by the coding sequence ATGAACTCGTTTGAGCAAGAAATCGCAGCAGCGCTCGCCGCAACCGGTTCCTTCGAAAAGGAAGCGGCTTTGAAACTCATCTCCGTGCCGCCTGACACCACGCACGGCAACTTCACCATTCCCTGCTTTTCGCTCGCGAAGGTGATGCGCAAGGCCCCGAAGATGATTGCCGAAGACCTCGCCGCCCAGGTGAAGCTCCCGGCAGGTCTCTCGAAGGTGGAAGCCGTGAACGGTTACCTGAACTTCTTCATCGACCGCGGATTCCTTGCGAAGTCGACTCTCGAAGAAATCGCCGATAAGGGTTTGGAATACGGCCACGCAGCCCCGAACGGGAAGGTTGTCTGCATCGACTTCAGTTCCCCCAACATTGGTAAGGAACTCGCCTTCCACCACCTGCGCTCCACGATGATCGGGAACTCCCTTTCCCGTATCTACAAGGCAGCAGGCTACAAGGTGGAACGCATTAACCACCTGGGTGACTGGGGTACCGCTTTTGGCAAGCTTATCGTGATGTACTTGCGCGAAAATCGCCCGACAGACGACGCCACGCTCGATAGCCTGACCGTGAAGGAACTCAACATCCTTTACGCAGCCTTCTCCAAGGCCAGCAAGGAAGAACCCGGCCTCGAAGACGAAGCACGCGCTGCTTTCACCAAACTTGAACAGGGCGACGAATTCTACCGCAAGCTCTGGACCGCCTTCCGCGCGGCAACGCTCAAGGAACTCATGCGCATCTACGACATGATGGGCGTGAGCTTTGACCACTACACCGGCGAATCCTTCTTCGAAGACAAGATTCCCGCCATTCTCGACGAACTCCGCGAAAAGAACCTGATGGTGAAGAGCCAGGATCTGGACGTGGTGATGCTCGACGAATTCGACCTGAACCCCTGCCTGATCCGCAAGAGTGACGGCTCTACGCTGTACGCGACCCGCGACCTCGCCGCCGCCTGCTACCGCAAGAAGGAATACAACTTCGACAAGTGCCTCTACGTGGTGGACCTCGGACAGGCGCTCCACTTCAAGCAGGTGTTCCACGTGCTCAAGAAGATGGGTCGCGAATGGTACAAGGACATGTACCACATCCCGTTCGGCGTGATCCTGCAGTTGGTCGACGGCAAGTGGGAAAAGGGCAAGACCCGCACGGGTACTGCAAGCCTGCTTCGCGACGTGATTGAAGCCGCCCAGAAGAAGATTCTCGAATTCATTGACGAGAAGAATCCGGGCCTCGAAAACAAGGAACTCATCGCCCGCCAGATCGGCATTAGCGCCCTCACCTTCAACGACCTCAAGAACAGCCGCCTGAAGGATGTGCGCTTTGACTGGGATGCCGTGATGAGCTTCGAAGGCGATACGGGTCCGTATGTTCAGAACGCCCACGTACGCCTGTGCAGCATCATGCGCAAGGCCGGCATTGAGCGCGCAGACCTCGCCACCGCAATCAAGGACGTGAACTTCGCCGAACTCAGCGACGATGCGGCCTACAGCCTCATCAACATCCTGTCGAAGAAGGGCAAGAAGATTCTGGACGCCGTCGCCGGTGATGAACCGAGCGTTCTCGCCCAGTACGCTCTCGAAATCGCCGAAGCCGCCCACAAGTTCATCCACGAAGACCGCGTGCTTGGCTCCGCCGAAGAAAAGTCCCGCCTGTTCCTGGTTCAGGCCACGCAGATCGTGCTGGAAAACGTGCTCGACCTGCTCGGACTCTTCCCCATCAGGCAGATGTAA
- the fusA gene encoding elongation factor G, translating into MKNIEKHRNIGISAHIDSGKTTLTERILYFTKRIHAIHEVRGKDGVGATMDSMELERERGITIQSAATFANWTHTKSGEQDSINIIDTPGHVDFTIEVERSLRVLDGAILVLTGVEGVQSQSITVDRQMKRYHVPRVVFVNKCDRSGANPLRVAVMLKEKLNHKPCVMQIPIGLEDQLKGVVDLVEMKAYYFEGANGDDMIEKEIPAELVDQANEYREKLIDCCADYSDEIMEKAMEGQYGVDDIDKALIKKTIREATIRLEITPVFMGSAHKNIGVQKLLDGVIDYLPCPTDVENKALDLDNNEAEVVLKSDDNAPLVCYAFKLVNDRYGQLTYVRVYQGTLKKGDMITNMATGKKVSVGRLVRMHADEMVDITEAGAGDIVALFGIDCASGTTFTDGKNHYNMTSMHVPNPVIELVIEAKNRDDLDNMSKALNRFTKEDPTFQVEVNKESGETIIKGMGELHLDVYIERMRREYKVDVQTGAPQVAYRETITREAKFEYTHKKQTGGSGQFAKMSGVMRPMPVEGDSEKVYNFVNSVVGGRIPKEYIPSCDKGFQSCMESGSLIGFPVVGIEMEVQDGAFHPVDSSDMAFQICARMAFREAYAKAGAQILEPIMKVEIQTPTEFQGNVVGNVSQRRGSITGTSEEQGMTTITAEVPLSEMFGYATDLRSMTQGKAEFTMEFCKYSPVPRNIQEELIKKYGDKANARA; encoded by the coding sequence ATGAAAAACATAGAAAAGCACAGAAATATTGGTATTTCTGCCCACATCGACTCCGGTAAGACTACCCTTACCGAACGTATCCTCTACTTCACAAAGCGTATCCACGCTATCCACGAAGTTCGTGGTAAAGACGGCGTCGGTGCCACGATGGACTCCATGGAACTTGAACGCGAACGCGGTATCACGATTCAGTCTGCCGCCACCTTCGCAAACTGGACCCACACCAAGAGCGGTGAACAGGACTCCATCAACATCATCGATACCCCGGGGCACGTGGACTTCACTATCGAAGTGGAACGTTCCCTCCGCGTGCTTGACGGTGCTATCCTGGTGCTCACGGGCGTCGAAGGTGTCCAGTCCCAGTCTATTACCGTTGACCGCCAGATGAAGCGCTACCATGTGCCGCGCGTCGTGTTCGTCAACAAGTGCGACCGCTCCGGTGCAAACCCGCTCCGCGTGGCCGTGATGCTCAAGGAAAAGCTCAACCACAAGCCCTGCGTGATGCAGATTCCTATAGGTCTCGAAGACCAACTGAAGGGCGTGGTCGACCTCGTCGAAATGAAGGCCTACTACTTCGAAGGCGCCAACGGCGACGACATGATCGAAAAGGAAATCCCGGCCGAACTCGTCGACCAGGCTAACGAATACCGTGAAAAGCTGATTGACTGCTGCGCCGACTACAGCGACGAAATCATGGAAAAGGCCATGGAAGGCCAGTATGGTGTGGACGACATCGACAAGGCCCTCATCAAGAAGACCATCCGCGAAGCCACTATCCGCCTCGAAATCACCCCGGTGTTCATGGGTTCTGCCCACAAGAACATTGGCGTGCAGAAGCTCCTCGACGGTGTCATCGACTACCTCCCGTGCCCGACCGACGTTGAAAACAAGGCCCTCGACCTCGACAACAACGAAGCCGAAGTCGTTCTCAAGAGCGACGACAACGCACCGCTCGTCTGCTACGCGTTCAAGCTCGTGAACGACCGCTACGGCCAGCTCACCTACGTCCGCGTGTACCAGGGCACCCTCAAGAAGGGCGACATGATCACCAACATGGCCACCGGCAAGAAGGTGTCCGTGGGCCGTCTCGTGCGTATGCACGCCGACGAAATGGTGGATATCACCGAAGCCGGCGCCGGCGACATCGTTGCACTGTTCGGTATCGACTGTGCTTCCGGTACGACCTTCACCGACGGCAAGAACCACTACAACATGACCTCCATGCACGTGCCGAACCCCGTGATCGAGCTCGTGATCGAAGCCAAGAACCGTGACGACCTGGACAACATGTCCAAGGCCCTCAACCGCTTCACGAAGGAAGACCCGACCTTCCAGGTCGAAGTCAACAAGGAATCCGGCGAAACCATCATCAAGGGCATGGGCGAACTTCACCTCGACGTGTACATCGAACGTATGCGCCGCGAATACAAGGTGGACGTGCAGACCGGTGCTCCGCAGGTGGCCTACCGCGAAACCATTACCCGCGAAGCCAAGTTCGAATACACCCACAAGAAGCAGACCGGTGGTTCGGGTCAGTTCGCTAAGATGTCCGGCGTGATGCGCCCGATGCCTGTCGAAGGCGACTCCGAAAAGGTCTACAACTTCGTGAACTCCGTCGTCGGCGGCCGCATTCCTAAGGAATACATCCCGTCTTGCGACAAGGGCTTCCAGAGCTGCATGGAATCCGGTTCCTTGATTGGCTTCCCTGTCGTGGGTATCGAAATGGAAGTCCAGGACGGTGCGTTCCACCCTGTGGACTCCTCTGACATGGCGTTCCAGATTTGCGCCCGCATGGCTTTCCGTGAAGCTTACGCCAAGGCCGGTGCCCAGATTCTGGAACCGATCATGAAGGTCGAAATCCAGACCCCGACCGAATTCCAGGGCAACGTGGTCGGTAACGTCTCCCAGCGTCGTGGTTCCATCACTGGCACGAGCGAAGAACAGGGCATGACGACCATCACCGCCGAAGTCCCGCTTTCCGAAATGTTCGGTTATGCTACGGACCTCCGCTCCATGACCCAGGGTAAGGCCGAGTTCACCATGGAATTCTGCAAGTACTCTCCGGTGCCGCGCAACATCCAGGAAGAACTCATCAAGAAGTATGGCGACAAGGCTAATGCCCGCGCCTAA